The Meriones unguiculatus strain TT.TT164.6M chromosome 9, Bangor_MerUng_6.1, whole genome shotgun sequence genome window below encodes:
- the LOC132656627 gene encoding eosinophil cationic protein-like — MGLKLLVSRLCLLLLLGLVLMVASFQIPPGLTPSRWFTIQHISNTTTIQCNAAMLGVNNYTGRCKDLNTFLHTGFTNIVNVCYNRNTTCKNGRRNCHDSRSKVSITDCNLTSPSANYRQCRYQRTRARKFYRIACNNKTPRDNPNYPVVPVHLDGTFI; from the coding sequence ATGGGCCTGAAGCTGCTTGTGTCCAGACTatgtctcctgctgctgctgggactTGTCCTGATGGTTGCCTCCTTCCAGATTCCACCTGGTTTAACCCCTTCCCGGTGGTTTACAATCCAGCACATAAGTAATACTACTACCATCCAATGTAATGCTGCAATGCTGGGAGTTAACAATTATACGGGAAGATGCAAGGACCTAAATACTTTTCTTCATACAGGTTTCACCAATATTGTTAATGTGTGTTACAATAGAAATACTACCTGCAAGAACGGAAGAAGAAATTGTCATGACAGTCGATCTAAGGTATCAATAACTGACTGTAACCTCACATCTCCGTCAGCAAATTATAGGCAATGCAGATACCAAAGAACACGAGCCAGGAAGTTCTACAGAATTGCTTgtaacaacaaaaccccaaggGACAATCCCAACTATCCAGTGGTCCCAGTTCACTTGGATGGGACTTTTATATAG